TTAGGTTCCAAAATTCTTCTGATTCCCAACCCACTCCATCTTCAAGAGAGATGGGTAAAGCAATGGATGTGATTTGTTTTGGCCTAATTTTGATTCCGGCTTTCGCATATTCAAAGTGAGAATCATTTTGCGTGCGAATGAACTGGATCGGATAACTGCCGTAAGGAACTCCCGATTCCGCATATTGAGTTTTTCCTTTTTTCTGACCATCCACTACGATATCAAGACCGGCAGGAAAACTAGAAATGACGATGGTTCCTTGCGAAATATCATCATTCCATTCTTGGAACACACGAGTGGTTTTCCCTGCTCGAATTAAGATATTTCTTTTAACGGGATCCTTGCCTGGTTTTGCAAACGAAAGCGTATGTTTTCCATTGATGAGTGAATAGGAAAGCAAAGGAGCTTTGCCCACTTCCACACCATCTAAGTAAATTGTGGTTCCGGGTGAGGTGGAAAACACCGAAGCATTTCCTCGCAAAGAGGAGGTAAAATAATTACGTAATTCATCTTCAGATGGAGAAGAAACCTCTGCAAAGTATGCAGGAACACTTCCAGTCAATGGTTGGAGTTGTCTTTTGCCATGGAAAACATCAAATGATTTCAAAGATTTAACAACAGGTTCTTTTTCCTCTTGGTATACGAAGATCGCCTTTCCATAGTTTTGTGACAAAACTGGATCTTTGTATTGAACTTCTATCGAATGTCTTTCGTTACTGCGAGTGAGAGAAAGTTCCAATACCAAATCTAAGTCGGAGGTTTCCGCAAATTTTGGATCTGGATCTTTAGGGGCTTTTTTGTAGATACCTAGTTTGTTGTGTGGAAAGAGGACTTTCTCTTCCAGTAACAATAAATCAGATTTAGAAAACCCCTCTGGAACTTGTTTCCAGAGGAGGGAAAAATGAGGAGTGGATTTATTTACCAGTCGTTCTTTGTAATCTCTGCCCGAAGGAAGGGGTTCCGACTCACCCGGTTCTGGAGTGATGAACTTAGGTTTTGTAAAACTTCGATTTAAAGTTTCGATCTTTGTGACCGAGGAACAATAACCGACTAAAAAACAAAGGACCGGTAAATAAACATATCTCATTTCGTCTTATCAAAACTCTCTTTCGGTGCTAATTTTAGGGAATCTTTCTGAACATCTTTTTTGATGTATTTAGAATCTTCAATGGACTTCGCAGTTGTGATGACTTCGTCTGATTTAGATTTAGTGATCTCACGATTTTTTGCTGCTTTTTCCAATTCTTCTACAGAAGATCCAATGTTTAGTTTTTGAAGTTCTTCATTGTTGGTTCTTAACTCATTTGCAAGAGACTCAAACTGTAACATTTTAGTATTTTCAAAAGCCAACATCTCTTTCATCTCTGTTAGGGATTGTTTGTCCATTGGTTTGATCATTTTATCAGAAAGTTTAGTTTCATTTCCGACTTCAGCTGTTTTCTGTTTGTCGACAACGATTTCGTTTTCTGAGTTTGATTTACGGATCGCAACCGCACCATCAAGAACTGTGTACTTCACGACGCAGTTTCCCGAACCACAAGCAACGTTTCCACCTTTAGCCGATGGATTTTCCACATTGGTTAGGAAGATCGTTCCACGAACACCCGCAATGGAAGTCGGAGTGACTACACTGAAAGATTCTGTTTTTCTTTCTTTGCGAAGAACAGTCACTAGTTTTCCGTATTGCATGTTCACTTCTGTAGCACGTGAACCATCGTTTGCTGCAAACGCTTGGCTTACACTAAGAGAAGTATTTTTGTTTAATTTCAAAACTCCGTCTTCACCGACAAGGATTTCCACAGAACCGTTTTGACCGGTAACGATGGTATCCTTGGAAGTTAAAACATCACCCAAGTTTGGTTTTACTTGTCCACTTTCGCGGATCACAACGACATCACCTTTTACAAAGGCAACAACGACATTACTTTCTTGTTGGGACTTATCTGTAACATTTGTTACAGTCTCCTTGGAATCTTTTTGGCAGGCAGTAAAAAGTATGGCAAAAATTGCCACAAATCCCATTACCGACAACTGATTGATCATAACACGTTTCATATTCCTTCCTCCGGAAATCACATTCTAATCATAGATAACAACTGAGGGCTTGGCAACTCTTTTCCCTAATGCCTTTTTGTGACAGATTTTGCCCAATGATCCCTTCTTGTCACCCGATGGGGGTTTTCTAGGCTTTCTATCATGGATTCTAAACTTTTTTTTCGGGTTTCATCCATGCTCTCGTTTAGGTGTTTACGCATGGAACATTCAGAACCCAGTTCACAGCAATAAATTTCCTGACAAGTTTCTTTAATCTTACGTAATTCGGGAAAACTTTCCCAAAGTTCAACAGGTGTCAGGTGTAAGATGCCCCATTCTTTGACTCCTGGGGAATCGATAAGAACTGTATTTTCTTCCAAAAAGAGGGCAAAGGAATTAGTGGTGGTATGTTTTCCTTTTTTGGTGGATCCACTCACAAGGTTTGTTCTTTGGACTGTCTTTTTATGAAGATGATTCATGAGAGTAGATTTCCCCACTCCCGAGTTTCCACAAAGGAAGGTGCGTTTTCCACGGATCCTTTCCCATAAAGGTTGGATGGATTCTTCCGAAAGGAGAGAGACAGTCATGACCTCATAACCTAACTCACGATAGTAAACTTCGCGTTCTTCGATTTCTTCTTGGGAGATTAAATCCTTTTTAGTAAAAATAATGAGAGGGGGGATTTGTGTATGGTAAGCGGCCGCAAGCAAACGATCGATAAATCCTGGTTTTGTTTCGGGATCTTTGCAAGAAGCAAGGATAGCCAATTGATCCAAGTTAGCACATAACACATGACTATCGCCACGATCACTCTTTCGTGTTAGGTAATTCTTTCGTTCCATTCGTTCCGATATGATCCACTCTTCCCCGGAAGTTTTTTCGGCAAGGACCATATCACCGACAACAAAAGGATGGCGTTCTCCAGAATCCTTTAACCGAAGTTTCCCTTTAAGAACAGCGCGGACATAACTTGTCCCTTCTGAATAAATTTCATAATAGGCTCCGAAGATGCGAGCGATTGTAAATAGTTCTTTACCCAAGTGGATTCTTCATTAAAATAATCTAGTTCTTACATTCTATACAGATGACATGCAAACACAAGTTTTCTTTCCTTTTGGAATCATAATCCTTTCCTCTTTTGGCTGGTTTGTTTTTGCTTATGCCTTAAGCAGCACAGATTCCACAAAACCCTTCTCCTTTTTTGCATTTGCCTTCGGACTTTTGACTATTTCCCTTTTATATTTTTTGCGCCGAAAACTGGAGCAGCAAACCACCGAAAAACCAAAAAAACGAGATGAACTCGTCCAAAATCTATTTGCCTTAGAAAAATTCAAAGAAGAACTCATCTCCTTCAATGACCCAGACCAAATCAGCCAAACCATAAGCCAATTTCTTGCTTCAAAGATCCCAGCTGACTTTGTGCAAGTATACACTTGGGACGAAAGAGAGGGACAATTTCGGCCCAGGCCATTTTTGGAATCACGAGACCAAAAGTTTTCAGAACTACCTTCGATTCCCGTGTTCAATCCTTTTTTACTTTGGCTGTCGGAAAGGGAAGGAATCCATATCAAAGAAAATTTCCTCCAGTTTACCTCTCCCAACCATGAAAAAATAGCCAAACAA
The sequence above is drawn from the Leptospira sp. WS4.C2 genome and encodes:
- a CDS encoding FecR domain-containing protein, whose protein sequence is MKRVMINQLSVMGFVAIFAILFTACQKDSKETVTNVTDKSQQESNVVVAFVKGDVVVIRESGQVKPNLGDVLTSKDTIVTGQNGSVEILVGEDGVLKLNKNTSLSVSQAFAANDGSRATEVNMQYGKLVTVLRKERKTESFSVVTPTSIAGVRGTIFLTNVENPSAKGGNVACGSGNCVVKYTVLDGAVAIRKSNSENEIVVDKQKTAEVGNETKLSDKMIKPMDKQSLTEMKEMLAFENTKMLQFESLANELRTNNEELQKLNIGSSVEELEKAAKNREITKSKSDEVITTAKSIEDSKYIKKDVQKDSLKLAPKESFDKTK
- a CDS encoding PEGA domain-containing protein, with protein sequence MRYVYLPVLCFLVGYCSSVTKIETLNRSFTKPKFITPEPGESEPLPSGRDYKERLVNKSTPHFSLLWKQVPEGFSKSDLLLLEEKVLFPHNKLGIYKKAPKDPDPKFAETSDLDLVLELSLTRSNERHSIEVQYKDPVLSQNYGKAIFVYQEEKEPVVKSLKSFDVFHGKRQLQPLTGSVPAYFAEVSSPSEDELRNYFTSSLRGNASVFSTSPGTTIYLDGVEVGKAPLLSYSLINGKHTLSFAKPGKDPVKRNILIRAGKTTRVFQEWNDDISQGTIVISSFPAGLDIVVDGQKKGKTQYAESGVPYGSYPIQFIRTQNDSHFEYAKAGIKIRPKQITSIALPISLEDGVGWESEEFWNLTSASPNFSATFPGKLTFAKNKDLPTGWYGVYSEDLIPDYLEAELVLDLVKDLNGAVGLSFTDHNQNAILVYVDKTDFHIIKFSSEEKEAPVRSSYRWNKEDELKGRSIKLSTDIEKKMIRLSLGNKTVEELPWNFETFWNLGVLTPHNAPITGTPLRGLKIRYPDMVKFEERLQK
- the rsgA gene encoding ribosome small subunit-dependent GTPase A translates to MGKELFTIARIFGAYYEIYSEGTSYVRAVLKGKLRLKDSGERHPFVVGDMVLAEKTSGEEWIISERMERKNYLTRKSDRGDSHVLCANLDQLAILASCKDPETKPGFIDRLLAAAYHTQIPPLIIFTKKDLISQEEIEEREVYYRELGYEVMTVSLLSEESIQPLWERIRGKRTFLCGNSGVGKSTLMNHLHKKTVQRTNLVSGSTKKGKHTTTNSFALFLEENTVLIDSPGVKEWGILHLTPVELWESFPELRKIKETCQEIYCCELGSECSMRKHLNESMDETRKKSLESMIESLENPHRVTRRDHWAKSVTKRH